Below is a genomic region from Citrobacter tructae.
GTTTGACGCCATAGCCATCGTACCAACGGCACTCAACCATGCCGTTGGCGTATCCGGTGACAATCATGCGTGGGCCACCCTGTTTTACGGTGACTTCCTCACTGACAGAAAAGACCATACCTGCCTCCTGTATCAAGAGAAACCTTTTCACCATAGACGACAAGGCACCATTTTGCGTAATCAGATGGACAAAAATTAGTGTGAAACACCACGCAATTTTGCCACCATTTTTACGACCAGCACGACAGCCCCACCAATAATAAAGCCCAGTACGAGGTTTAGCAGGGTCGGAACCATCATTGAAATGAATGAATTCTGTTGCTGAGCAAAATGTTCAATCGCATGATGCAACGGCGCAATCCCATGGACCACAATGCCGCCG
It encodes:
- a CDS encoding YodC family protein, giving the protein MVFSVSEEVTVKQGGPRMIVTGYANGMVECRWYDGYGVKREAFREDELKSGERQKQQDV